The proteins below come from a single Nocardioides eburneiflavus genomic window:
- a CDS encoding extracellular solute-binding protein produces the protein MQTPKTRRVRLATSAMLALTLATTAAACGGGDDEGTTADGKIKLTVATFNEFGYEELIEEYNAMQDDVVVEQKKAGTANEHQDNLYTKLAAGSGLSDIEAIEVDWWSALMEQSDAFVDLSDPEVEGRWLDWKTEAATTPDGALIGYGTDIGPEGICYRADLFEKAGLPTDREKVAELFGDWDSYFETGREFVEKVPGTAWYDSSGGTAQAMINQVEYSFEDEDNTVIAADNAEVKEVFDTITANAADGLSTGLTQWSEDWTASFQDDGFATMACPGWMLGVIEGNAAGVEGWDIANVFPGGGGNWGGSYLTVPAQGDHTEEAKELAKWLTAPEQQVKAFEAKGTFPSQVDALDDPALTGSTNAFFNDAPTGEILADRAEAVPFIAHKGPKFADINTAFQQAIQRVDEGQESADEAWDSFLADIERLG, from the coding sequence GTGCAGACACCGAAGACCCGGCGGGTACGACTCGCCACGAGCGCGATGCTGGCGCTCACCCTCGCGACGACGGCGGCCGCGTGCGGCGGCGGTGACGACGAGGGCACGACCGCGGACGGCAAGATCAAGCTGACCGTCGCGACCTTCAACGAGTTCGGCTACGAGGAGCTCATCGAGGAGTACAACGCGATGCAGGACGACGTCGTCGTCGAGCAGAAGAAGGCCGGCACGGCCAACGAGCACCAGGACAACCTCTACACCAAGCTCGCCGCCGGCTCGGGCCTCTCCGACATCGAGGCGATCGAGGTCGACTGGTGGTCGGCGCTGATGGAGCAGTCCGACGCCTTCGTCGACCTCTCCGACCCCGAGGTCGAGGGCCGCTGGCTGGACTGGAAGACCGAGGCCGCGACGACGCCGGACGGCGCGCTGATCGGCTACGGCACCGACATCGGCCCCGAGGGCATCTGCTACCGCGCCGACCTGTTCGAGAAGGCCGGCCTGCCCACCGACCGGGAGAAGGTCGCCGAGCTCTTCGGGGACTGGGACTCCTACTTCGAGACCGGCCGCGAGTTCGTCGAGAAGGTGCCCGGCACCGCCTGGTACGACTCCTCCGGCGGCACCGCGCAGGCCATGATCAACCAGGTCGAGTACTCCTTCGAGGACGAGGACAACACCGTCATCGCCGCCGACAACGCGGAGGTGAAGGAGGTCTTCGACACCATCACCGCCAACGCCGCGGACGGCCTGTCCACCGGCCTCACGCAGTGGAGCGAGGACTGGACCGCGTCCTTCCAGGACGACGGCTTCGCCACGATGGCCTGCCCGGGCTGGATGCTCGGCGTCATCGAGGGCAACGCCGCCGGCGTCGAGGGCTGGGACATCGCCAACGTCTTCCCGGGCGGCGGCGGCAACTGGGGCGGCTCCTACCTCACCGTGCCCGCCCAGGGCGACCACACCGAGGAGGCCAAGGAGCTGGCCAAGTGGCTCACCGCACCCGAGCAGCAGGTCAAGGCGTTCGAGGCCAAGGGCACCTTCCCGAGCCAGGTCGACGCCCTGGACGACCCCGCCCTGACGGGCTCGACCAACGCCTTCTTCAACGACGCACCCACCGGCGAGATCCTCGCCGACCGCGCCGAGGCAGTGCCCTTCATCGCCCACAAGGGGCCGAAGTTCGCCGACATCAACACGGCGTTCCAGCAGGCCATCCAGCGCGTCGACGAGGGTCAGGAGTCGGCCGACGAGGCCTGGGACTCCTTCCTCGCCGACATCGAGCGACTGGGCTGA
- a CDS encoding carbohydrate ABC transporter permease: MQPVGDTGASSVSPTGSRPPSAGPRRDVGNRPAWRQRLTLLDAKVTPYVFVSPFFLLFLVVGMFPLGYTAWVSVHDWGLLSGQGEFNGLDNYRRVLEDRYFWNALRNTFSIFVLSSVPQVLIALALAGLLDTQLRARTLWRMSVLLPFVVAPAAVALIFGNVFGDRYGLANEVVQWIGLDPIRWHVDTLASHVAIASMVNWRWTGYNALILLAAMQAVPRDVYESAALDGAGRVRQFVSITVPMIRPTVIFVIITSTIGGLQIFAEPRLFDTQGLGGADRQYQTLTMYLWELGWRVRDLGMASAVAWLLFLIIVVFALVNLFLSRRAGSLKGLNRKGVRR, encoded by the coding sequence GTGCAGCCAGTCGGGGACACCGGTGCCTCCTCGGTGTCCCCGACCGGGTCGCGGCCCCCCAGCGCAGGGCCGCGGCGCGACGTCGGAAACCGTCCTGCGTGGCGGCAGCGCCTGACGCTGCTCGACGCGAAGGTCACGCCCTACGTCTTCGTGTCACCGTTCTTCCTGCTGTTCCTGGTCGTCGGGATGTTCCCCCTCGGCTACACGGCCTGGGTCTCGGTCCACGACTGGGGGCTGCTGTCGGGTCAGGGCGAGTTCAACGGCCTCGACAACTACCGCCGGGTCCTCGAGGACCGCTACTTCTGGAACGCGCTGCGCAACACCTTCAGCATCTTCGTGCTGTCGTCGGTGCCGCAGGTGCTCATCGCGCTGGCGCTGGCGGGACTGCTCGACACCCAGCTGCGGGCCCGGACGCTGTGGCGGATGAGCGTCCTGCTGCCCTTCGTCGTCGCGCCGGCCGCGGTCGCGCTGATCTTCGGCAACGTCTTCGGTGACCGCTACGGACTGGCCAACGAGGTCGTCCAGTGGATCGGGCTCGACCCGATCCGCTGGCACGTCGACACCCTCGCCAGCCACGTCGCGATCGCGTCGATGGTCAACTGGCGCTGGACGGGCTACAACGCACTGATCCTGCTCGCCGCGATGCAGGCCGTGCCCCGCGACGTCTACGAGTCGGCGGCGCTCGACGGCGCCGGGCGCGTACGCCAGTTCGTCTCGATCACGGTGCCGATGATCCGCCCGACGGTGATCTTCGTGATCATCACCTCCACCATCGGCGGGCTCCAGATCTTCGCCGAGCCGCGGCTCTTCGACACCCAGGGCCTCGGCGGCGCGGACCGGCAGTACCAGACGCTGACGATGTACCTCTGGGAGCTCGGCTGGCGGGTGCGCGACCTCGGCATGGCCTCGGCCGTGGCCTGGCTGCTGTTCCTGATCATCGTCGTCTTCGCCCTCGTCAACCTGTTCCTGTCGCGCCGCGCCGGCTCGCTCAAGGGGCTCAACCGCAAGGGAGTGCGTCGATGA
- a CDS encoding carbohydrate ABC transporter permease produces MNRRPGFLVYGLLTAFVLGSCAPLYWSFLVGSHSREVLTKRVPPLLPGGHFWDNAQRAIDAVPFWKALGNSLIVSGAVATSVVFFSTLAGFAFAKLAFRGRTPMLVFVVATLAVPTQLGVIPLFIVMAKFGWVGSVWALIVPSLVTAFGVFFMRQYLVDAVPDELVDAARVDGCSLFRTFWTVALPAARPAAGILWLFTFMATWTDFFWPLIVLPASNPTVQIALQQLQSGYYVDYSLVLAGATLSTIPLLVLFVLTGRQMVAGIMQGAVKG; encoded by the coding sequence ATGAACCGTCGTCCCGGCTTCCTCGTCTACGGCCTGCTGACCGCGTTCGTGCTCGGCTCGTGCGCCCCGCTCTACTGGTCCTTCCTGGTCGGCTCGCACAGCCGCGAGGTCCTGACCAAGCGGGTGCCGCCGCTCCTGCCGGGCGGCCACTTCTGGGACAACGCCCAGCGCGCGATCGACGCCGTGCCGTTCTGGAAGGCGCTCGGCAACAGCCTCATCGTCTCCGGCGCGGTCGCCACGTCGGTCGTGTTCTTCTCGACGCTGGCGGGCTTCGCCTTCGCCAAGCTCGCGTTCCGCGGGCGTACGCCGATGCTGGTCTTCGTCGTCGCGACGCTGGCGGTGCCCACCCAGCTCGGCGTGATCCCGCTCTTCATCGTGATGGCCAAGTTCGGCTGGGTCGGGTCGGTGTGGGCGTTGATCGTGCCCAGCCTGGTGACCGCGTTCGGCGTCTTCTTCATGCGGCAGTACCTCGTCGACGCGGTTCCCGACGAGCTCGTCGACGCGGCCAGGGTCGACGGGTGCTCGCTGTTCCGTACGTTCTGGACCGTCGCCCTCCCGGCGGCGCGTCCGGCGGCCGGGATCCTGTGGCTGTTCACCTTCATGGCCACGTGGACCGACTTCTTCTGGCCGCTGATCGTGCTGCCGGCCAGCAACCCCACGGTCCAGATCGCACTCCAGCAGCTGCAGAGCGGCTACTACGTCGACTACAGCCTGGTGCTCGCCGGCGCGACGCTGTCGACGATCCCGCTGCTGGTCCTCTTCGTCCTCACCGGTCGCCAGATGGTCGCCGGCATCATGCAAGGAGCAGTCAAGGGATGA
- a CDS encoding GH1 family beta-glucosidase, with product MSVQSTTHTGTTRTSEVRFPPDFGWGMATASYQIEGAVAEDGRTPSIWDTFSRIPGAVMNGDTGDVACEHYHRMPDDVALLADLGATTYRFSVAWPRVRPDAGPVNAAGLGFYDRLVDELLGRDIAPWLTLYHWDLPQVLEDAGGWTNRDTVDRFVEYAISVHEALGDRVPTWTTLNEPWCSAFLGYSAGHHAPGRQEGAAGLVAGHHLLLAHGLATQELRSRGADRLGLSLNLTVPDPSDPSDPVDVDAARRIDGLHNRFFLDPIFRGAYPADVLEDTADLTWQGSPWYDVVGDGDLATIATPIDVLGVNYYHGNEVSGHPRTDVVGMGADHPDRVSLSPFVGSEHVTFPSRGLPVTAMGWEIQPDGLHRLLRRLHDDYPRLPIHLTETGAAFDDRVGADGRVHDPDRIAFLDSYLRAVHRAIEEGVDVRGFFQWSFCDNFEWAFGYAKRFGLVHVDYATQRRTPKSSAHWYSELARTGVLPATEPPGR from the coding sequence ATGAGCGTGCAGAGCACGACCCACACCGGCACCACCCGCACGTCGGAGGTGCGGTTCCCGCCCGACTTCGGGTGGGGGATGGCGACCGCGTCCTACCAGATCGAGGGCGCCGTGGCCGAGGACGGGCGTACGCCGTCGATCTGGGACACCTTCTCCCGGATCCCCGGGGCGGTGATGAACGGTGACACCGGCGACGTGGCCTGCGAGCACTACCACCGGATGCCCGACGACGTGGCCCTGCTCGCCGACCTCGGCGCCACGACCTACCGGTTCTCGGTGGCGTGGCCGCGCGTACGCCCCGACGCCGGGCCGGTCAACGCGGCCGGGCTCGGCTTCTACGACCGGCTCGTCGACGAGCTGCTGGGGCGCGACATCGCGCCGTGGCTGACGCTCTACCACTGGGACCTGCCGCAGGTCCTCGAGGACGCGGGCGGCTGGACCAACCGCGACACCGTCGACAGGTTCGTCGAGTACGCGATCTCGGTGCACGAGGCGCTCGGCGACCGCGTGCCGACCTGGACCACCCTCAACGAGCCGTGGTGCTCGGCCTTCCTCGGCTACTCCGCCGGCCACCACGCCCCGGGTCGCCAGGAGGGTGCCGCCGGCCTGGTCGCGGGGCACCACCTGCTGCTCGCCCACGGCCTGGCCACCCAGGAGCTGCGCAGCCGCGGCGCCGACCGCCTCGGGCTCAGCCTCAACCTCACCGTGCCCGACCCCAGCGACCCGAGCGACCCGGTGGACGTCGACGCGGCCCGGCGCATCGACGGCCTGCACAACCGGTTCTTCCTCGACCCGATCTTCCGCGGGGCGTACCCCGCCGACGTGCTCGAGGACACCGCCGACCTCACGTGGCAGGGGAGCCCCTGGTACGACGTGGTGGGCGACGGCGACCTCGCCACGATCGCCACCCCGATCGACGTCCTGGGCGTGAACTACTACCACGGCAACGAGGTCTCGGGTCACCCGCGCACCGACGTCGTCGGCATGGGCGCCGACCACCCGGACCGGGTGTCGCTGTCGCCGTTCGTCGGGTCCGAGCACGTGACGTTCCCCAGCCGCGGGCTGCCCGTCACCGCCATGGGCTGGGAGATCCAGCCCGACGGGCTCCACCGCCTGCTGCGGCGCCTGCACGACGACTACCCGCGCCTGCCGATCCACCTCACCGAGACAGGTGCGGCCTTCGACGACCGGGTCGGCGCGGACGGTCGCGTGCACGACCCGGACCGGATCGCGTTCCTCGACTCCTACCTGCGCGCCGTCCACCGCGCGATCGAGGAGGGGGTCGACGTGCGCGGCTTCTTCCAGTGGTCGTTCTGCGACAACTTCGAGTGGGCGTTCGGCTACGCGAAGCGGTTCGGGCTGGTGCACGTCGACTACGCGACGCAGCGGCGTACGCCGAAGTCGAGCGCGCACTGGTACTCCGAGCTGGCCCGCACCGGCGTCCTGCCTGCGACCGAGCCGCCCGGCCGCTAG
- a CDS encoding LacI family DNA-binding transcriptional regulator translates to MTSSRTPPKPGGSGSPTLDEVARVAGVSRATASRAINGGDRVSARAQSAVDTAVRTLGYVPNPAARSLVTRRTDSIAVVVPEPDDRVFSDPFFAGTLRGVNRVLAERDIQLVLLLARPGASTARTLRYLTNRHVDGALVTSHHRDDRLAEHLADIGLPCVFGGRPWTGGDRVAYVDVDNVAGEREATEVLIARGCTRIGTIAGPADMTAAEDRLAGWRQAMSAAGLPSDAVEHGDFTEASGETAARALMERHPDLDGLVVGSDLMAAGALRVLAELGRRVPDDIAVVGFDDLGVAERTSPPLTTVRQPVTEMAERATRLLLERVDDPASSHAMRLIIPPILVRRDSA, encoded by the coding sequence GTGACCTCGTCGCGGACCCCTCCGAAGCCAGGTGGCTCGGGCTCGCCCACCCTCGACGAGGTGGCGCGCGTCGCGGGCGTCTCGCGCGCGACGGCCTCCCGGGCGATCAACGGCGGCGACCGGGTCAGCGCCCGCGCGCAGTCGGCCGTCGACACGGCCGTGCGAACCCTCGGCTACGTCCCCAACCCCGCCGCGCGCAGCCTGGTGACCCGGCGTACGGACTCGATCGCCGTCGTCGTGCCCGAGCCGGACGACCGCGTCTTCTCCGACCCGTTCTTCGCCGGCACGCTGCGCGGCGTCAACCGGGTGCTCGCCGAGCGCGACATCCAGCTGGTGCTGCTGCTGGCGAGGCCCGGCGCGTCCACCGCCCGCACGCTGCGCTACCTGACCAACCGCCACGTCGACGGGGCGCTGGTCACCTCCCACCACCGCGACGACCGGCTCGCCGAGCACCTCGCCGACATCGGCCTGCCGTGCGTCTTCGGCGGCCGGCCCTGGACCGGCGGCGACCGAGTGGCCTATGTCGACGTCGACAACGTCGCCGGCGAGCGGGAGGCCACCGAGGTGCTCATCGCGCGCGGCTGCACCCGCATCGGCACGATCGCCGGCCCCGCGGACATGACCGCCGCCGAGGACCGGCTGGCCGGCTGGCGGCAGGCGATGTCGGCGGCCGGGCTGCCGTCCGACGCCGTCGAGCACGGCGACTTCACCGAGGCCAGCGGCGAGACCGCGGCCCGCGCCCTCATGGAGCGCCACCCCGACCTCGACGGACTGGTCGTGGGCTCGGACCTGATGGCCGCGGGCGCGCTGCGGGTGCTGGCCGAGCTCGGCCGCCGGGTGCCGGACGACATCGCCGTGGTCGGCTTCGACGACCTGGGGGTGGCCGAGCGGACGTCGCCTCCGCTCACCACGGTCCGGCAGCCCGTCACCGAGATGGCGGAGCGCGCGACCCGACTGCTCCTCGAGCGCGTCGACGACCCGGCCTCGAGCCACGCGATGCGGCTGATCATCCCGCCGATCCTCGTGCGGCGCGACAGCGCCTGA
- a CDS encoding arsenate reductase ArsC, producing MTDTPRPTPTVLFVCVHNAGRSQMAAGWLRHLAGDRVEVLSAGSAPAGTINPVAVEAMAEVGIDIASQQPKLLSDTAVQASDVVITMGCGDACPFYPGKRYEDWKLDDPAGQGIESVRPIRDEIKRRVEELIESLA from the coding sequence GTGACTGACACCCCCCGCCCGACCCCGACCGTCCTGTTCGTCTGCGTGCACAACGCCGGCCGGTCGCAGATGGCCGCCGGGTGGCTGCGGCACCTCGCCGGCGACCGCGTCGAGGTGCTCTCCGCCGGCTCGGCGCCCGCAGGCACGATCAACCCCGTCGCCGTCGAGGCGATGGCCGAGGTCGGCATCGACATCGCCTCCCAGCAGCCCAAGCTGCTCAGCGACACCGCGGTCCAGGCCTCCGACGTGGTGATCACGATGGGCTGCGGCGACGCCTGCCCGTTCTACCCGGGCAAGCGCTACGAGGACTGGAAGCTCGACGACCCCGCCGGGCAGGGCATCGAGTCGGTGCGCCCGATCCGCGACGAGATCAAGCGCCGGGTGGAGGAGCTCATCGAGTCCCTTGCCTGA
- a CDS encoding aquaporin translates to MTPGLTARATAELVGTALLVAAVVGSGVMATRLTDDVGLQLLANSLATGAVLVALIVSLQPVSAAFNPVVTAAEAVLRLVRPLDAAVLVGAQVAGGAIGAMLANVMFDLDVITLAGRERTGVGLWTGEVVATLGLVLVVFGCARAGRTDAIAWAVAGWIVAAYWFTSSTSFANPAVTIARTLSDTFAGISPASAPMFVLMQLVGGGVALGLLRVLHPIPSPLEAVRD, encoded by the coding sequence GTGACCCCCGGCCTGACGGCGCGCGCCACGGCGGAGCTGGTGGGCACGGCGCTCCTGGTCGCGGCCGTGGTCGGGTCGGGGGTGATGGCGACCCGGCTGACCGACGACGTCGGGCTGCAGCTGCTGGCCAACAGCCTCGCGACCGGCGCCGTCCTCGTCGCGCTCATCGTCTCGCTCCAGCCGGTGTCCGCGGCCTTCAACCCGGTCGTGACGGCGGCCGAGGCGGTGCTGCGCCTCGTACGCCCGCTCGACGCCGCGGTCCTGGTGGGCGCCCAGGTCGCGGGCGGCGCGATCGGGGCGATGCTCGCCAACGTCATGTTCGACCTCGACGTGATCACGCTGGCCGGTCGGGAGCGCACCGGCGTCGGCCTGTGGACCGGCGAGGTCGTCGCCACGCTCGGGCTGGTGCTCGTCGTCTTCGGCTGCGCCCGCGCGGGGCGTACGGACGCGATCGCCTGGGCCGTCGCCGGCTGGATCGTCGCGGCCTACTGGTTCACCTCCTCGACCAGCTTCGCCAACCCGGCGGTGACCATCGCCCGCACCCTGTCCGACACCTTCGCGGGGATCAGCCCCGCGTCCGCGCCGATGTTCGTCCTCATGCAGCTGGTCGGCGGAGGCGTCGCCCTCGGCCTGCTCCGCGTGCTGCACCCGATCCCCTCACCCCTGGAGGCCGTCCGTGACTGA
- a CDS encoding metalloregulator ArsR/SmtB family transcription factor, protein MSKSQLTLTPVETAACCSPLMREPLAADQAERLAPLLKALADPVRLRLVSIVAASEGGEACVCDLNDAFDLSQPTISHHLKVLHDAGLLDRSKRGVWVYYAVRREVLADLAALIGGNA, encoded by the coding sequence GTGTCGAAGTCCCAGCTGACCCTGACCCCCGTCGAGACGGCCGCGTGCTGCTCGCCCCTCATGCGCGAGCCCCTCGCGGCCGACCAGGCCGAGCGGCTCGCGCCACTGCTGAAGGCGCTCGCCGACCCGGTGCGCCTGCGGCTGGTCTCGATCGTGGCTGCGAGCGAGGGCGGGGAGGCGTGCGTGTGCGACCTCAACGACGCCTTCGACCTCTCCCAGCCGACGATCAGCCACCACCTCAAGGTGCTGCACGACGCCGGCCTGCTCGACCGCAGCAAGCGGGGCGTGTGGGTCTACTACGCCGTACGCCGGGAGGTCCTCGCCGACCTCGCTGCGCTCATCGGCGGCAACGCGTGA
- a CDS encoding ArsI/CadI family heavy metal resistance metalloenzyme gives MSRLQLALNVDDLETSIAFYSTLFGTEPHKVRPGYANFAVAQPPLKLVLIENAGHGGSINHLGVEVEDVDTVDAELTRLAAAGLATTEERETTCCYAKQDKFWVQGTPDGERWEVYTITDDLTDPSDVVVEESREQLAGDAAPCCA, from the coding sequence ATGTCCCGCCTGCAGCTCGCCCTCAACGTCGACGACCTCGAGACCTCGATCGCCTTCTACTCCACGCTCTTCGGCACCGAGCCGCACAAGGTGCGTCCGGGCTACGCGAACTTCGCCGTCGCCCAGCCGCCGCTCAAGCTGGTGCTGATCGAGAACGCCGGGCACGGCGGCAGCATCAACCACCTCGGTGTCGAGGTGGAGGACGTCGACACCGTCGACGCCGAGCTCACCCGCCTGGCCGCTGCCGGCCTCGCCACGACCGAGGAGCGCGAGACCACCTGCTGCTACGCCAAGCAGGACAAGTTCTGGGTGCAGGGCACGCCCGACGGCGAGCGCTGGGAGGTCTACACGATCACCGACGACCTGACCGACCCGTCCGACGTGGTCGTGGAGGAGTCGCGCGAGCAGCTGGCAGGCGACGCCGCGCCCTGCTGCGCCTGA
- a CDS encoding DEAD/DEAH box helicase, producing MNFADLGVPSSLVQILEQQGISTPTPIQAATLPDSLAGRDVLGRGRTGSGKTYGFLLPLVARLDASKLPAMPRKPRALVLAPTRELVGQIHAALQPLAKAAGLSTVVVYGGVGQGPQTTALKKGVDIVLACPGRLEDLMGQGYADLSAVEITILDEADHMADLGFLPGVRRIMDKTPRSGQRMLFSATLDKAIDVLVKRFLTNAVTHEADSAQSPVATMHHHVLHLSREQRVPVLVDLTSAPGRTVVFTRTKYGAKALARQLNKSGVPSVELHGNLSQNARTRNMEAFHAGRATTLVATDIAARGIHVDDVALVVHADPPVEHKAYLHRSGRTARAGNEGTVITLMTDEQVRDVRDLTRQAGIKPVTTKVGGPDHPVLVQLAPGERTLVAGGLVVEAPATGGGGRSTGANAQRKRARANGQTGGRSRRGNPTSYTSETPGSSTGGSTGGGQRRRSGGGQGAGGGQGAGQGGGGNRRRRSGGGGQGGSSAGGGRGHSASSFSRGR from the coding sequence ATGAACTTCGCCGACCTCGGCGTGCCCTCGTCGCTCGTCCAGATCCTCGAGCAGCAGGGCATCAGCACCCCCACCCCGATCCAGGCCGCGACGCTGCCCGACAGCCTCGCCGGCCGCGACGTGCTCGGCCGCGGCCGCACCGGCTCCGGCAAGACGTACGGCTTCCTGCTCCCGCTGGTCGCTCGCCTCGACGCGTCGAAGCTGCCGGCCATGCCGCGCAAGCCGCGCGCGCTCGTCCTCGCCCCGACCCGTGAGCTCGTCGGCCAGATCCACGCCGCGCTCCAGCCGCTGGCCAAGGCCGCCGGTCTCTCGACCGTCGTGGTCTACGGCGGCGTCGGCCAGGGCCCGCAGACCACGGCCCTCAAGAAGGGCGTCGACATCGTCCTGGCCTGCCCCGGCCGCCTCGAGGACCTCATGGGCCAGGGCTACGCCGACCTGTCCGCCGTCGAGATCACCATCCTCGACGAGGCCGACCACATGGCCGACCTGGGCTTCCTGCCCGGCGTGCGGCGCATCATGGACAAGACCCCGCGGTCGGGTCAGCGCATGCTCTTCTCCGCCACGCTCGACAAGGCGATCGACGTCCTGGTCAAGCGGTTCCTGACCAACGCGGTCACCCACGAGGCCGACTCGGCGCAGTCGCCGGTCGCCACGATGCACCACCACGTGCTGCACCTCAGCCGTGAGCAGCGGGTGCCGGTCCTGGTCGACCTGACCAGCGCCCCCGGCCGCACGGTCGTCTTCACCCGCACCAAGTACGGCGCCAAGGCGCTCGCCCGCCAGCTCAACAAGTCGGGCGTGCCGAGCGTGGAGCTGCACGGCAACCTGTCGCAGAACGCGCGCACCCGCAACATGGAGGCGTTCCACGCGGGGAGGGCGACCACGCTGGTCGCGACCGACATCGCCGCGCGCGGCATCCACGTCGACGACGTCGCCCTCGTCGTGCACGCCGACCCGCCGGTCGAGCACAAGGCCTACCTGCACCGCTCCGGCCGTACGGCCCGCGCGGGCAACGAGGGCACCGTCATCACCCTCATGACCGACGAGCAGGTCCGCGACGTGCGCGACCTGACCCGCCAGGCCGGCATCAAGCCGGTCACGACCAAGGTCGGCGGCCCCGACCACCCCGTGCTCGTCCAGCTCGCCCCCGGCGAGCGGACGCTCGTGGCGGGCGGCCTCGTCGTCGAGGCCCCCGCGACGGGTGGCGGCGGCCGCTCCACCGGCGCCAACGCCCAGCGCAAGCGCGCCCGCGCCAACGGCCAGACCGGCGGTCGCTCGCGTCGCGGCAACCCGACGAGCTACACCAGCGAGACCCCGGGCAGCTCCACCGGCGGCTCCACCGGTGGCGGCCAGCGCCGTCGCTCCGGCGGCGGCCAGGGTGCCGGCGGTGGCCAGGGTGCCGGCCAGGGCGGTGGCGGCAACCGTCGTCGTCGGTCCGGTGGCGGCGGCCAGGGCGGATCGTCCGCGGGTGGCGGTCGCGGGCACAGCGCGTCGTCGTTCAGCCGCGGTCGCTGA